The genomic segment GGGAAGACTGCGGGCCGTGGCACGAAAGGGCAAAAGGCACGAAACAAAGTTCGGCCCGGGTTTGAAGGTGGCCAGAACCCGCTCTACATGCGGCTTGGGCGGAAGCGTGGCTTTCGGAACCCGTTTAAGCTGGTCTACGAAGTGGTCAACGTCGGAGTGCTGAACGCGCTTGAAGTCGATGGGCCGATCACCCCAGAAGTGCTCTTTGCGCATCGCCTAATTCGCGGGCTTGAGTATCCTGTCAAAATTCTTGGCGATGGTGACGTAACTCGACCGTTGCATGTTCGCGCCCATGCGTTCTCAGAAAGTGCGCGAGAGAAAATTGCCGCCGCTGGCGGAACGGTGGAGGTTATCGCCTAATGCTCCAAAACGTCCTCAATGCCTTTAAACTGCCCGATCTCCGACGCCGGATCTTTATGACGATCGGCTTGCTTATTGTCTTCCGCTTTATTGCAACCATTCCGGTGCCTGGTGTCGATCGGGCAGCGCTGAATCGTCTTCTTGAGACGAACCAGTTGCTCGGCGTGCTTAATCTCTTTTCAGGGAGCACGCTCACGCATTTTTCAATTGTCGCGATGGGAGTGTATCCCTACATCACGGCCTCAATCATCATGCAACTCCTGACGCCCGTCATTCCAAGCCTTGCCGAGCTTTCCAAAGAGGGCAACTATGGCCGGATGAAGATTAATCAGTACACGCACTGGCTTACGGTTCCGATTGCCTTGCTGCAAGGCTATGGGCAGGCAGTTCTTATGGCGCGGGCAAATGTGCTCCGCGACTTTGGGCTTTTCAACAGCTCGACCGCTCTGCGGAGCATTGCTCTGCTGCTTATGATGACCGCTGGAACCATTTTCCTCGTCTGGCTCGGTGAGCTGATCACTGAGTTTGGTATTGGCAATGGCATCTCTATCATCATTTTTGGTGGGATCGTTGCTCGCTTGCCGGCTGCAGTAGCCCGACTGGTTACGGGTGGGACACTGACACAAAACCTCATTGGTACCGTTGCCTTTGCCGCGATCGGTATTCTCACCATTGTTGGGATCGTGTTGCTCACGGAAGGACAACGCCGCATTCCGGTGCAGTATGCGCGCCGTGTCCGGCACGGCCGTGTCTATGGTGGAGGAACTACGTATATTCCGCTGAAAGTTAATTCTGCTGGCATGATTCCGTTGATTTTCGCAATTAGCATCCTGCTCTTGCCAGGCTTAATTGCGAATTTCTTTGCGACATCCGAACGTCCATGGCTGCGCGACCTTGCCGGTGGTATTGCAGCAGCGTTCAATCCAAATGGGTTGCTTTACCAGATCGCATACTTCATTCTCGTTATTGCCTTCACCTACTTCTACACGATGGTGCTCTTCCAGCAGCAGAATATTGCCGAAACGCTGCAGCGCCAGGGGGCCTTTATCCCGGGTATCCGCCCAGGGCGCATGACCGATGAATATCTGACGCGGGTATTGATGCGTATTACGCTTCTTGGCGCTATCGGATTGGGCATTGTGGCAGTGTTGCCCTATCTGATTGCCAAGATCACGGGGGTGACGATCCTTTACCTGAGCGCCACATCGCTGTTAATTGTGGTTGGAGTGGCGATCGACACTATGCGGCAACTTGAAGCGCAGCTGCTCATGCGCAATTATCAGGGCTTCATCCAGTAGGCGGTGCAAGATGGCAGAGCGGCGGCACGTCCTGATCATTGGCCCACAAGGCTCCGGGAAAGGGACGCAGGCGGCGCGTGTCGCTCCGGCACTGGGTTTAGTGCATGTCGCAATGGGCGATCTCTTTCGCTCCCTGATGCAGCACGATACCCCACTCGCTCGTGAGGTTCGCTCGTACTACGATCGCGGGGCCCTCGTTCCGGATGAACTCACGCTACGCGTACTCTTGGCTCATCTTGATGAGCTCGCTGAGCGCGATGGTGCCTACCAGGGAACGCTGCTGGATGGTTTCCCGCGTACTCGTGCCCAAGCTGAGGCGCTCGATCGCGTGTTAGCTGAGCGGCACGAGCAGATTGCGGCGGTTGTGGAGCTGGCTGTTCCACGAACCGTGCTCATTGAACGATTGAGTGGCCGTTTGATCTGCCCTCAATGTGGGGCGGTATATCATCGCGTTTTCGCGCCACCGCAGGTGCCTGGCCGTTGCGACCGCTGTGGGGGCGAGTTGATCCAGCGTTCTGATGATACGCCAGAGGCGATCGCACGGCGCTTGGATCTTTACGAGGAGCAGACTGCCCCTCTGCTTGAGTACTATCGCCAGCGTGGCCTGCTGCTGACGGTAAACGGCGATCAGCCGATTGAGCAAGTCACGCATGAACTTATTGCTGCGCTTCGTCCACGGCTTGAGGATTCGCATGGCAATCACGCTGAAATCACATCGTGAAATCGCACTCATGCACCAAGCCGGCCGCATTCTGGCTTCGATCTTGGCCGAGCTTTCTACGGCAGCTCGA from the Thermorudis peleae genome contains:
- a CDS encoding adenylate kinase yields the protein MAERRHVLIIGPQGSGKGTQAARVAPALGLVHVAMGDLFRSLMQHDTPLAREVRSYYDRGALVPDELTLRVLLAHLDELAERDGAYQGTLLDGFPRTRAQAEALDRVLAERHEQIAAVVELAVPRTVLIERLSGRLICPQCGAVYHRVFAPPQVPGRCDRCGGELIQRSDDTPEAIARRLDLYEEQTAPLLEYYRQRGLLLTVNGDQPIEQVTHELIAALRPRLEDSHGNHAEITS
- the secY gene encoding preprotein translocase subunit SecY; protein product: MLQNVLNAFKLPDLRRRIFMTIGLLIVFRFIATIPVPGVDRAALNRLLETNQLLGVLNLFSGSTLTHFSIVAMGVYPYITASIIMQLLTPVIPSLAELSKEGNYGRMKINQYTHWLTVPIALLQGYGQAVLMARANVLRDFGLFNSSTALRSIALLLMMTAGTIFLVWLGELITEFGIGNGISIIIFGGIVARLPAAVARLVTGGTLTQNLIGTVAFAAIGILTIVGIVLLTEGQRRIPVQYARRVRHGRVYGGGTTYIPLKVNSAGMIPLIFAISILLLPGLIANFFATSERPWLRDLAGGIAAAFNPNGLLYQIAYFILVIAFTYFYTMVLFQQQNIAETLQRQGAFIPGIRPGRMTDEYLTRVLMRITLLGAIGLGIVAVLPYLIAKITGVTILYLSATSLLIVVGVAIDTMRQLEAQLLMRNYQGFIQ
- the rplO gene encoding 50S ribosomal protein L15, whose protein sequence is MKLHDLRPAPGAHRPKVRVGRGIAAGKGKTAGRGTKGQKARNKVRPGFEGGQNPLYMRLGRKRGFRNPFKLVYEVVNVGVLNALEVDGPITPEVLFAHRLIRGLEYPVKILGDGDVTRPLHVRAHAFSESAREKIAAAGGTVEVIA